The segment ATTCTTTTTCTGACAATAATATTATCCCCGGATGTATTTTTTTGTTGACTCTCCGGGCTGTTACCATTATTCTTAATTCTTATGGAAACATAGACATATTGACAAAAGGTAAGGCACGGCATGGCTACTCCATCCGAAGAGATGTATTTTCCCATACAACTCTCATACCTGTCGATTCAATTCGGTCTTTTGATGTCTTCATCAAAGTAAAGAGGTACAAACTTCTGGGAAAGTACAATTCCCTGACCGATGAGGCAAAATATAATGTCAAAAGTCAACCGTCATGACAGCATGTGAAAAGCGAAATTTTCTCTCCGGGTGTGTTTCATTGCATTCTGTTTCCCGAAGGCATTTTTTGCAGTACTCCTTTTGCATTCCTTCGCTTTCCATAGCCGCCTTTTTATCGTGCGGATTCAACAGAAAATCTTCCGGAATCCGCTATCTTGACTCCCTGCATCATATCCTGAAAGAGATCCGCAGTAAGGAGGAGTCCCCTATTCGCGATGCCTCCGATCTCTTCGCACAGGTCCTGATTAACCGTAATCGCTGTTTTCTGGCCGTTTCCGACCCGCTGAATCCAGGATACTATGCCGAAGGAAGCTTTGGGCTGCCTCCGGTTTTCGTGCTCCTCCGTTCCCGGGAAATGGCTGTTACCATACGGGAAGGAGACGCGCTCCTCACCACGGTGGCCGGAGAAATCCCCGAACTGGCGAAAAAACAGGGAGCGACAGTGGTTGGATTGCCCGGCGCCGCCTCTGCAAAAAACTCCAGCCCGGTTCTGCTCGCAATCGTCACTGCCCTTGCCGGGGAAATATACCGGAGATCGGAAGGAGTTGGCCGCACGGGGAACCAACCGCCGCACGACGCCATTCGTTTTCTCGACACCATCAGTAGCCGCCTTAAAAATTTAAAAAAACAGAGAGAAAATCTCCGTCAGGCTGCGCTCCTGGCCGGGGAAAAAATCCAACGGGGAGGAACCCTTTGGCTTTACGATGGGAGAGGAATGTTCGCCCGTGAAATCGAAGAGGGTTCGGGAACTCCCGGCTTTGCCAAAATCATTACTCCCATGGGAATTACCGATGGCACACTCCGTGAGAAGGATGCACTGGTTTTCGCCTCTCTCACATCGAACGCTCCGGAAGAGATTCATCTTATCAGGATGGCACGGGGTATAACGAATGGGATAGTCACTATCTGCCCCCACGAGGAGAGCGGGGGATACCGCCTCTACCGTGAATCACCTTCCGGCCTGGATAATATGAGCCCGGAAAAAGAGGGGATTGAAACCTTTGACAACGGCGCCAGGACATTTCTCCATACCGGGGGAGTACTGAACCTTGCGATATTCGGGATGTTGGTGGGGGAAATCACCGCTTTTCTGGATTCGCAAGGGAAAAAAATATAGAGCCGCTGGTACGCGGAAAGCGTGTAAAAAAACTTATGAATAATTCAGCTAGCCCGGATTATTCATAAAGTTACATAGGTATTATCTCAACTTATTTTTAAACAAACACTTAAGCCTACTTTTTGAAGGCAGCCCCCTAAATCCCCCAAAGGGGGACTTGGTATGGTAAAGATAATAACATGTAAGTTTAACAAAATTGTAAAATAACTGTTAGGCTTTGTCTTTCTCCCCCCTTGGGGGATTTAGGGGGCTGTAGTTTTAAAGCTTACAAAAAGAAAATCCTTTTTTATGAATAATCCGGGCTAGGTTCAATAATTAATTATTATATTATATCATATCATAATATTGATGATTTTTTTACTTGACTTTTTCTCTTTATTCATTTTTCTTATATTTTGTAAAGTATCCTTGCTGTCATCGTGCGTGCGGCTTCAAGTTCTCAATAGACTATTTTCATTTTATAATCTGTAAACTTGCATCCCCTGGACACAGTGTCACCTGCCTCGTTTATACAGGGATCTGCTTCCATGAAAATTTATCTGGAAATTGGCGCTGTACTCACATTAATTTTCCTGGTGTCCCTATCAGCCGCTATTATTAATTGTTCCAAAGCGGACGTAACCACCAGCCCTACAGACCTTGTACTCAATTACAGCCTGACAGGGAAAGTAGTAAATCAGAACAATACGCCAGTAAGCGGCGCGGTGGTTACGATACTCAGAAGCGGATTTAAAATAAACAGCGCTGCCTCCGGTTCGGACGGTGTATATACTTTCTCAAAACTGGATCCCGACAGTTATTCGATCAATGCCACGATGACAGGCTATACGTTCGGACAGATACTTGCGAAAGTAGATGAGAACAGCGGCGGATCTGTCCAGAGTATTATGCTGACTGAATTAGCTGCATTGAAAAATCGAGTAGAACAAACCGTTTCCCTGCAGGACATCACACAAAGATCCGTTGAAATAAAAACTTCATATCAAGCCGATGTAAGCGCCGGCGGTACCACAACCACATCCAAAACCCAGGTTGCGTCGGTCGTTATCCCCCAAAACACCGTTATAACGATCAATGGCGGAGCAGCCGTTGATCCGGTAAAGATAGCCGTCTCCCCCATGTATCTGGATCAGATACCCCCATCACCTTCAAATGAATTGCAGGTCGGCGCAATCATACTGGAACCGATAAATGCTAAATTTGATAAGCCGTTGGATGTAAAATTACCGGTTGATGTTCAACTGCCGCCTGGGTTGGCAATCCCGGTGAAAAAATTTGATAATGGCGTATGGAGAGAAATCGGTACCGCTGTCATCGACAATACCGGCCTCGGTGCAGATACCAAGATACAGGAATTTGGTCAAATTGCCATTCAGCCGGCAGCGGCGCTCGATTTGATTACAAACGCGCCTCAGATTACAACTGGCGAAACCAAAGACATTCCCGCAAATCAGAAACAATTAGAAGTAAAAATTTCCAATCAAATAACCTTTGATCAGGGTTTACCCCAGGGCATCACTACAAAATACGCCCTGTCATTGGTTAAAAAACGAGAGGGAACCCAGACAGGCGATAATCTTTCCCTCTCTATTTATCTTCCTGCAATTGAAGGCCAGGCGAAGCCTGCCGCCATTCTTTCCAGCGAAAAAGCCGAAGTCTGGGTTCAGAAATGTACTATAACAATGGTCAACATTTCTGTCTCGAAAACCATAACACTCAGGATCACTGCAGGCGGACTGACCTATTCCTTCCCCATCACCTATACGTACAGAACAACTGAACCACAGATCAATTGTACCAGTACCTGGGTGGCGCATATTCAGGGAAGTATTTAAAAAGCTCATGTCCACCTCATTAAATCTTTCCCCGCTAATCTCCTTTCCTCCTTGATAATCCCCCCGACATTCCACTATCTTCTTATGAAAAAGTTGGCAGATCGTTAAGATCCTGAAACGGTTTTATCGTTGCCGTTTCTCGGGAACGGTG is part of the Candidatus Latescibacter sp. genome and harbors:
- a CDS encoding carboxypeptidase-like regulatory domain-containing protein, whose translation is MKIYLEIGAVLTLIFLVSLSAAIINCSKADVTTSPTDLVLNYSLTGKVVNQNNTPVSGAVVTILRSGFKINSAASGSDGVYTFSKLDPDSYSINATMTGYTFGQILAKVDENSGGSVQSIMLTELAALKNRVEQTVSLQDITQRSVEIKTSYQADVSAGGTTTTSKTQVASVVIPQNTVITINGGAAVDPVKIAVSPMYLDQIPPSPSNELQVGAIILEPINAKFDKPLDVKLPVDVQLPPGLAIPVKKFDNGVWREIGTAVIDNTGLGADTKIQEFGQIAIQPAAALDLITNAPQITTGETKDIPANQKQLEVKISNQITFDQGLPQGITTKYALSLVKKREGTQTGDNLSLSIYLPAIEGQAKPAAILSSEKAEVWVQKCTITMVNISVSKTITLRITAGGLTYSFPITYTYRTTEPQINCTSTWVAHIQGSI